ACCTCGCCGCTGTAGGGGCTGCGAACCGGAAAGGTACGGGGAGCCGCGTACCACTGGCCCCCCAAATAGGCCTGGGTAGGCACCGCAAGGTCTTTGACCATGCCTTCAGCATACCGCCGCATAACCGCTGGGGCTAGCGCCTGCGGGCTGGGGTCATCTGGCCCCAGTCTCGGTCTGTCAGGAGGGGCAGGGGGTTGATGACCTGGTAGTCGCAGGTGCGGCGGCTGCCCGCGTACACCCCAAAGTGCAGGTGGGGCGGGGTAGAGCGGGCGTTGCCGCTGTTGCCCACGAAGCCCAGCAGGGTGTTCGGGCTCACCCGCTGCCCCTCCCTCAGGCCAGGGGCGTAGCGCTCGAGGTGGGCGTAGTAGTAGCGCCTGCCCCCAGGCCCCACCACGAAGACGTAGAGCCCACCCCGCTCCCCCCGCCCGATGCGCCAAACAAAGCCGCTGGTGGCCGAGTAGACCGGGGTGCCCCGGGGGGCAAAGATATCCTGGCCCTCGTGCCGGCGCCAGCCCTCGCGGGGCGCGCCAAAGGTGTCGGCCACCTGCCGCACCCGCACCCCCTGCACCGGCATCAGCAAGCGAGCATCGGGGGTAGGGGGCAGAAGCTGCAGGTACCCTTGCAGCTTGTCGCGGTAGTGGGCCCAACGCGCCCGCTCCTGGCGCTCCGCCTCGGTAC
The DNA window shown above is from Meiothermus sp. QL-1 and carries:
- a CDS encoding M23 family metallopeptidase; translation: MLFMLLFLLGPLALAQVLEADKEPGRTCNPPPLPAPRTEAERQERARWAHYRDKLQGYLQLLPPTPDARLLMPVQGVRVRQVADTFGAPREGWRRHEGQDIFAPRGTPVYSATSGFVWRIGRGERGGLYVFVVGPGGRRYYYAHLERYAPGLREGQRVSPNTLLGFVGNSGNARSTPPHLHFGVYAGSRRTCDYQVINPLPLLTDRDWGQMTPARRR